A genomic window from Shewanella vesiculosa includes:
- a CDS encoding sodium:alanine symporter family protein, producing the protein MEAVTQFVNMVNGIVWGVPMLIMILGVGLFLSIGLKFMPILKLNRGFRLLWAGRQVTDDSEKGDVSPFNALMTSLSATIGTGNIAGVATAIFIGGPGALFWMWCTALVGMATKFSEAVLAVRFRETDANGNHVGGPMYYIKNGLGSKWAWLGTAFAIFGSIAGFGIGNTVQANSVADAMSSNFGVPSWVTGVVLMVLVGAVLMGGIKRIAEVAGKLVPLMTVFYITAGLAVLIVNAAQVPAAFLLIIESAFNPVAAQGGFAGAAVWAAIRFGVARGVFSNEAGLGSAPIAHAAAQTNNPVKQGLVAMLGTFIDTLIVCSITGLAIVVSGAWTSGENGAALTSLAFSNALPMGNYIVAIALAIFAFTTILGWSFYSEKCVQYLLGDKAVKPFRLIWTLVVPIGAVSSLEFIWLLADTLNAMMAIPNLIALVLLSPVVFGLTREYFIKQRALKANA; encoded by the coding sequence ATGGAAGCAGTCACACAATTTGTCAATATGGTTAACGGTATAGTATGGGGTGTTCCCATGCTAATTATGATTTTAGGTGTCGGGCTATTTCTGTCGATTGGCTTAAAATTCATGCCTATTTTAAAGCTAAATCGAGGCTTTAGATTGTTATGGGCGGGTCGTCAGGTTACAGATGATAGCGAAAAGGGTGATGTCAGCCCGTTTAATGCATTAATGACCTCATTATCAGCCACTATTGGTACCGGTAACATTGCGGGTGTGGCAACGGCGATTTTTATTGGTGGTCCGGGTGCGCTATTTTGGATGTGGTGTACGGCGCTCGTGGGTATGGCGACTAAGTTTTCGGAAGCTGTTTTGGCGGTGAGGTTTCGTGAAACAGATGCTAATGGCAACCATGTTGGTGGCCCTATGTATTACATCAAAAACGGTTTAGGCAGTAAGTGGGCTTGGTTAGGTACTGCATTTGCTATTTTTGGCTCTATTGCTGGTTTTGGTATTGGTAATACCGTACAAGCTAACTCGGTTGCGGATGCGATGAGCAGTAATTTTGGCGTGCCTAGTTGGGTGACCGGCGTTGTGTTAATGGTGCTGGTTGGTGCGGTACTGATGGGCGGTATTAAGCGTATTGCAGAAGTAGCTGGTAAGCTAGTGCCATTAATGACAGTGTTTTATATTACTGCGGGTTTAGCGGTATTGATTGTTAATGCAGCGCAAGTACCCGCGGCTTTTCTGTTAATTATTGAAAGTGCTTTTAACCCGGTCGCAGCCCAAGGTGGTTTTGCAGGCGCAGCGGTATGGGCTGCAATTCGATTTGGTGTAGCGCGAGGCGTATTTTCCAATGAAGCAGGTTTAGGTAGTGCCCCGATTGCTCATGCCGCAGCACAAACTAATAATCCTGTAAAACAAGGTTTAGTCGCTATGTTAGGCACGTTTATTGACACCCTTATTGTGTGTTCAATTACCGGTTTGGCTATTGTGGTTTCTGGTGCCTGGACATCAGGTGAAAACGGCGCGGCGTTAACCTCATTGGCATTTTCAAATGCATTGCCTATGGGAAATTATATTGTGGCAATTGCATTGGCTATATTTGCCTTTACCACCATTTTAGGTTGGAGTTTTTACAGTGAAAAATGTGTCCAATACCTTTTAGGTGATAAAGCCGTCAAACCATTTCGTCTAATTTGGACCTTAGTTGTACCGATAGGCGCAGTCAGTTCGTTAGAGTTTATTTGGTTATTAGCTGACACATTAAATGCGATGATGGCGATTCCAAACTTAATTGCGTTGGTGTTGTTAAGTCCTGTGGTGTTTGGCTTAACTCGTGAGTATTTTATTAAGCAACGAGCTTTGAAAGCTAACGCTTAA
- a CDS encoding flavohemoglobin expression-modulating QEGLA motif protein — protein sequence MSDSLLRYQQDIRRFSDELIRIQAPIKILDSIKWPRQIEDDFLAQKSKQLPNVSNDFYQSIPLSFNADQTQTDLQGLKTAVERGLGKRDKLGKILLANIDQYRIVIDMLHNRGKPMFGKLSQELYGSASHKLHGDRHTLRQLGDRLSHIFSLPAARHMNSRHPKIVTAPEAVNVLSERLVKYFHNDEIHVKLSDGIVSDAAVGGDTVKLNTRAMFSESDLNIYEVHEGWVHVGTTLNGRAQPHATWLSVGSPRVTASQEGLAVLMEMLTLSSNPGRARRISDRVSAVDMAEKGADFIEVYRYFRDLNLSSKDSYRVTQRVFRGGMVGGGSFFTKDISYVRGYVENINFIRSAISTGLPELIPMLFLGKLAIEDIPVLYQAYQEGIIAHPKYLPPMFEDISGLYAWFGFASGIGNIDLKGVQRHFARQFKNVVPSSAVDLFEDSEFDNNFE from the coding sequence ATGTCTGACTCTTTATTGCGTTATCAACAAGATATTCGTCGTTTTTCTGATGAATTAATTCGCATCCAAGCGCCAATTAAAATTTTAGACTCAATAAAATGGCCAAGACAAATTGAAGATGATTTTTTAGCGCAAAAAAGTAAACAATTACCCAACGTTAGTAATGACTTTTATCAGTCAATTCCGCTATCGTTTAACGCAGATCAAACTCAAACAGACCTGCAAGGTTTAAAAACTGCCGTTGAGCGTGGTTTAGGTAAACGCGATAAATTAGGTAAAATTTTACTGGCCAATATTGATCAATATCGCATAGTAATAGACATGCTGCATAATCGTGGTAAGCCGATGTTTGGTAAACTGAGCCAAGAGCTTTACGGCAGTGCCAGCCACAAATTACATGGCGATCGCCATACATTACGCCAACTGGGCGATCGCTTAAGCCATATATTTTCTTTGCCAGCGGCGCGCCACATGAATAGCCGCCATCCTAAGATTGTAACGGCACCAGAAGCGGTAAATGTCCTCAGCGAACGCTTAGTGAAGTATTTTCATAATGATGAAATTCACGTTAAATTGAGTGATGGTATTGTGTCCGATGCCGCCGTCGGTGGCGATACGGTTAAGCTCAATACTCGCGCCATGTTCAGCGAATCAGATCTGAATATCTATGAAGTGCATGAAGGCTGGGTTCATGTGGGCACCACACTCAATGGCCGAGCTCAACCTCATGCCACTTGGCTCAGCGTTGGATCACCACGCGTTACCGCTTCGCAAGAAGGCTTAGCTGTGCTCATGGAAATGCTCACCTTAAGCTCAAATCCGGGCCGCGCTCGACGTATTAGCGATCGAGTATCTGCGGTAGACATGGCAGAGAAAGGGGCTGATTTTATTGAAGTGTACCGCTATTTCAGGGACCTTAATTTAAGCTCAAAAGACAGCTATCGGGTAACTCAACGGGTATTTCGTGGTGGCATGGTAGGCGGCGGTAGCTTTTTTACTAAAGACATCTCTTACGTGCGCGGTTATGTAGAAAATATTAACTTTATCCGTAGTGCCATCAGCACTGGGCTACCTGAGTTAATCCCTATGCTATTTTTAGGCAAATTAGCCATTGAGGATATTCCGGTACTGTACCAAGCTTATCAAGAAGGTATTATTGCCCACCCTAAGTATTTACCTCCGATGTTTGAAGATATTAGCGGGCTTTATGCTTGGTTTGGTTTTGCCTCAGGAATAGGCAATATCGACCTCAAAGGGGTGCAACGCCATTTTGCTCGCCAATTCAAAAATGTTGTTCCAAGTTCTGCCGTCGACTTATTTGAAGACTCAGAGTTTGATAACAATTTCGAATAA
- a CDS encoding PDC sensor domain-containing protein encodes MAAMSYLSVIERYHEYEHLVHELLESILIGVGDINLFEQPISAKIFEDMAISYPFVELIYLLNAQGIQICPNISVINQQVKLMNCGDRADRSQRPYFTQLTAVDTVHITRPYLSNSGGGLCLSASQMIRSASGQVVIVVIDVNLTRLIEFMMGDSARRKMSPFFKSIYAAIVLGLFVLVSVLMWTVVRDIYTLFSQISATHDPLQPFGIIIFLTLALAIFDLGKTILEEEVLMHKDIFRHSSTRRTITRFISTILIAISIEALLTMFKASLGEKQYIEPAILMMLAVVGLLVGLGIYVYLGAKAELLLTQTQAGKHMRREQIKSV; translated from the coding sequence ATGGCAGCGATGAGCTATTTAAGTGTGATTGAGCGTTATCATGAATATGAGCATTTAGTGCACGAGCTACTAGAGTCTATTTTGATTGGTGTGGGCGATATTAATTTATTCGAGCAACCTATATCGGCTAAAATTTTTGAAGATATGGCGATAAGCTATCCCTTCGTGGAACTGATTTATTTATTGAATGCTCAGGGCATACAGATTTGCCCCAATATCAGCGTCATTAACCAGCAGGTTAAATTAATGAATTGCGGTGACCGTGCAGATCGAAGTCAGCGGCCTTACTTTACCCAATTGACTGCGGTTGATACTGTGCATATTACTCGACCTTATTTGTCTAATTCTGGTGGTGGCTTGTGTTTGTCTGCATCACAAATGATTAGATCTGCGTCTGGGCAAGTGGTAATTGTGGTTATTGATGTCAACTTAACGCGCTTAATTGAGTTTATGATGGGCGACAGTGCTAGACGCAAAATGTCGCCTTTTTTTAAAAGTATTTATGCTGCAATTGTACTGGGCCTTTTTGTGTTAGTGAGCGTGCTAATGTGGACTGTAGTTCGTGACATTTATACCCTTTTTAGCCAAATTTCTGCTACCCATGATCCATTGCAACCCTTCGGCATTATTATTTTTCTTACCTTGGCATTAGCCATTTTTGATTTGGGTAAAACTATTTTGGAAGAAGAAGTATTGATGCATAAAGATATTTTTCGTCACAGTTCAACTCGACGAACGATTACGCGGTTTATTTCGACCATTTTGATTGCGATTTCAATAGAAGCCTTGTTGACTATGTTTAAAGCGTCGCTAGGGGAAAAGCAATATATTGAGCCAGCAATTTTAATGATGTTAGCCGTAGTGGGCTTGTTGGTAGGGCTGGGAATCTATGTCTATCTAGGGGCCAAAGCCGAGCTGCTGCTCACCCAAACCCAAGCGGGTAAGCATATGCGGCGCGAACAAATTAAAAGCGTATAG
- a CDS encoding PA3496 family putative envelope integrity protein: MANISEIVPDDTEIDAMTTPRNVKSAESLQHKRQVKRRLEDFLEQAQLRKAIGDDDFF; encoded by the coding sequence ATGGCTAATATTAGTGAAATAGTGCCTGATGACACAGAAATAGATGCGATGACGACGCCTAGAAACGTTAAGTCTGCCGAAAGTTTACAGCATAAACGCCAAGTGAAACGAAGATTAGAAGATTTTCTCGAACAAGCCCAATTACGCAAAGCAATTGGTGACGATGACTTTTTCTAA
- a CDS encoding TorF family putative porin: MKKSLYQAIALSTGLLLSGSALAEVTGNIGATSNYLWRGTTQTNDAAAVQGGIDYAHDSGFYAGTWVSNVDFGDETSYELDLYGGYGGNFTEDLTYDISYLYYAYPDAGGSIDFGEVALTLGWKWLDVGYSKVINADSGVSGASDETDWSYIQANASFPLTEKLSVAFHYGYSQGDVVEDLFGDTYADYNVTLSAETDIGTVSFMAADTDLPDNDAKVVLGYSYGFTL; the protein is encoded by the coding sequence ATGAAAAAATCACTATATCAAGCAATTGCATTATCAACAGGCTTATTACTGAGTGGCTCTGCCCTTGCTGAAGTTACGGGTAATATTGGCGCAACATCAAACTATTTATGGCGTGGCACTACACAAACTAATGATGCGGCTGCGGTTCAAGGTGGCATTGATTATGCTCATGACTCTGGTTTTTATGCTGGCACTTGGGTATCTAATGTCGATTTCGGTGATGAAACCAGTTATGAGTTAGATTTGTACGGCGGTTATGGTGGTAACTTTACTGAAGACTTAACTTACGACATTAGCTACCTTTATTATGCTTACCCAGATGCTGGTGGCAGTATTGATTTTGGTGAAGTCGCGCTCACTCTTGGATGGAAATGGCTAGATGTTGGCTATTCTAAAGTAATTAATGCTGATTCAGGTGTTTCTGGTGCCAGTGACGAAACAGATTGGAGCTATATCCAGGCCAATGCTAGCTTCCCGTTAACAGAAAAGCTCAGCGTCGCATTCCACTATGGTTATTCACAAGGCGATGTAGTTGAAGATTTATTCGGTGACACTTATGCAGACTACAACGTCACATTAAGTGCTGAAACAGACATAGGTACCGTATCCTTCATGGCGGCTGATACTGACTTACCAGACAATGATGCAAAAGTTGTTTTAGGCTACTCTTACGGGTTTACACTATAA
- a CDS encoding HU family DNA-binding protein: protein MNKSELIAKIAENAELTKAEAGRALKSFEQAVTEAMKNGDKISIVGFGSFETTQRAARTGRNPQTGKEIQIAAATVPKFKAGKTLKDSVN, encoded by the coding sequence ATGAACAAAAGTGAATTAATTGCAAAAATCGCTGAAAATGCGGAACTAACAAAAGCTGAAGCTGGCCGCGCTCTAAAGTCTTTCGAACAAGCGGTAACTGAAGCCATGAAAAATGGTGATAAAATTTCTATTGTTGGCTTTGGTTCTTTTGAAACCACTCAACGTGCCGCGCGTACTGGTCGTAATCCACAAACTGGCAAAGAAATTCAAATCGCAGCAGCTACAGTGCCTAAGTTTAAAGCTGGAAAAACACTAAAAGATAGCGTTAATTAA
- a CDS encoding response regulator, with amino-acid sequence MNSLSPSELSILLLEPSETQRKIIITRLQQEGVSSIQTAATIAEAKEIIHRHKPDLIASALHFIDGEATELLQYIKMTPALSDIQFMLVSSECRREQLEIFRQSGVVAILPKPFNAEHLATALNSTIDLLSNDELDLTHFDVHSIRVLVVDDSRMARNVIKRTIGNLGIQLITEAVDGEQAISLMKDNMYDLVITDYNMPSVDGLALTQYIRNHSQQSHIPILMVSSEANDTHLSNVFSAGVNALCDKPFEPQLVKKILYQLLEE; translated from the coding sequence ATGAATAGCTTATCTCCAAGTGAATTATCCATCCTATTACTTGAGCCTTCCGAGACTCAACGTAAGATCATTATTACTCGCCTTCAGCAAGAAGGTGTCAGCAGCATCCAAACTGCCGCAACCATTGCTGAAGCTAAAGAGATAATCCATCGCCATAAACCAGACTTAATTGCCAGCGCACTGCATTTTATCGATGGCGAAGCCACTGAGTTATTGCAGTACATTAAAATGACTCCAGCATTGAGTGATATTCAATTTATGCTGGTTTCCAGTGAGTGTCGTCGTGAACAGCTAGAAATTTTTAGACAATCAGGCGTGGTGGCTATTTTACCAAAACCATTTAATGCCGAACACTTAGCTACGGCACTTAACTCAACCATTGATTTACTGAGCAATGACGAGCTCGATTTAACCCACTTTGATGTTCACAGCATTAGAGTATTGGTGGTTGATGATAGCCGAATGGCACGAAATGTTATTAAGCGCACCATAGGCAATTTAGGCATACAGCTAATTACTGAGGCTGTTGATGGTGAACAAGCGATTAGCCTAATGAAAGACAATATGTATGATTTAGTGATCACTGATTACAATATGCCCTCGGTAGACGGACTTGCACTGACTCAGTACATCCGTAACCACAGTCAACAATCTCATATTCCAATCCTAATGGTATCGTCAGAAGCCAACGACACTCATCTGAGTAATGTATTTAGTGCTGGCGTCAATGCGCTTTGTGACAAGCCTTTCGAGCCGCAGTTAGTTAAGAAAATTCTTTATCAGCTCTTAGAAGAGTAA
- a CDS encoding DUF4240 domain-containing protein, with the protein MTETHFWALVTRDKPEQSSADLTLSLRQQLESLDDEALKAFDKILGQQLRRSYSWSIWGAAYIVTGCDSDDAFTEFRCFLLSLGQQWYNKIIANPDSLGELEHWPLVDDYAYPFVEDYDLIAGQVYEDRTGLELPFLPSGHSTPEGKKFSTKPKIMRQTYPLLSARFPF; encoded by the coding sequence ATGACAGAAACACATTTTTGGGCGCTAGTGACCCGCGATAAACCTGAGCAGTCTTCTGCAGATCTTACCCTGAGTTTACGCCAGCAATTAGAAAGCTTGGACGATGAAGCACTCAAGGCATTTGATAAAATATTAGGCCAACAATTACGTCGCAGTTATTCCTGGTCGATTTGGGGAGCAGCATACATAGTGACAGGTTGCGATTCTGATGATGCTTTTACTGAGTTTAGGTGTTTTTTATTGTCGTTAGGTCAGCAATGGTACAACAAGATTATCGCTAATCCAGATAGCTTAGGGGAATTAGAACATTGGCCGTTAGTGGACGATTATGCTTACCCGTTTGTTGAAGATTATGATTTGATTGCAGGACAAGTCTACGAAGACCGCACTGGCTTAGAGCTGCCATTCTTACCCTCAGGACACAGTACTCCAGAAGGGAAAAAATTTAGCACTAAACCAAAAATTATGCGTCAAACCTATCCTTTATTGAGTGCGCGTTTTCCATTTTAG
- a CDS encoding DUF3016 domain-containing protein, with protein MNVKYIMLASVLVSQIVMAEDAPPPNPVTEVGLVKIEWQNPKDFSDIRTSNELQSRFENRLFDTLTKNINKEAEKTLKPGQTLQMTVTNFDLAGDMRPTFGATPGDLRVVKDLYPPRATFSYTIKEGDKVIIVGDEKITDMSFMSNSHRFNDRPFQYETTLFTDWLQKSVAPKL; from the coding sequence ATGAATGTAAAATATATAATGCTAGCTTCGGTATTAGTATCCCAAATTGTTATGGCTGAAGATGCGCCACCACCTAATCCTGTTACTGAAGTTGGGCTGGTAAAAATTGAATGGCAAAATCCAAAAGATTTCAGTGATATCAGAACTTCTAACGAGCTTCAGTCACGATTTGAAAACCGTTTATTTGACACTTTAACCAAGAACATCAATAAAGAAGCCGAAAAAACCCTCAAGCCAGGACAGACACTGCAAATGACAGTGACTAACTTTGATCTAGCGGGAGACATGCGACCAACATTTGGTGCCACGCCGGGTGATTTACGTGTTGTAAAAGATTTATACCCACCCAGAGCCACCTTTAGTTACACGATTAAAGAAGGTGACAAGGTGATTATTGTTGGTGATGAAAAAATCACAGATATGAGTTTTATGTCTAACTCACATCGCTTTAATGACCGACCATTTCAGTACGAAACAACTTTATTTACCGATTGGTTACAAAAGAGTGTCGCACCTAAACTATAG
- a CDS encoding prephenate dehydrogenase → MPYTNVFLQIKENLQVAYRQAIDSDARLDELRKAGHGKFVAIFTEDQGFTESSNRFLPYVQELVAEFDAMQSSTHVAPETLEAFVKKLATLLQTLQVFKLSK, encoded by the coding sequence ATGCCGTACACCAATGTTTTTCTACAGATAAAAGAAAACCTGCAAGTAGCCTATAGACAAGCGATTGACTCTGATGCTCGCCTTGACGAATTGCGTAAAGCAGGACATGGTAAGTTTGTGGCTATCTTTACTGAAGATCAAGGATTTACGGAAAGTAGCAACCGTTTCTTGCCCTATGTACAAGAATTGGTAGCTGAGTTTGATGCGATGCAGAGTAGTACTCATGTCGCACCTGAAACTCTCGAAGCCTTTGTCAAAAAACTTGCGACTTTACTGCAAACGCTGCAAGTATTTAAACTGTCTAAATAA
- a CDS encoding TraB/GumN family protein, whose amino-acid sequence MLATRKSPLIFNIGMIYRRLQRYSFSLVVFLLCFGSTSATALDSPVFYKIEYQQQQAYLLGSIHIGRQDFYPLGQHIESAFKQADALVVEADISQGDTGALLQQYGALSADIAADVNVIRQVYCQSHQSLCQALAPYAPWLQSAQISMGRYAQLGYSADQGVDAYFMANRSDKALVELESMQFQFELISSFSTATQMQMLDDSINVSDAEMLDLIYAWRQGDASALATIMESQAGDANELLEKLLWQRNRTMTQKIIQLLQQRNYKQLFIVVGAGHIVGQQAIPDLLKQQGATVTPCTFLQC is encoded by the coding sequence ATGCTGGCAACAAGGAAAAGTCCGCTTATTTTTAATATAGGGATGATTTATCGTCGTTTACAGCGATATAGCTTTAGTTTAGTGGTATTTCTACTGTGTTTTGGCTCTACATCGGCAACGGCATTGGATTCGCCAGTATTTTATAAAATTGAGTATCAACAACAGCAAGCGTATTTACTGGGTTCAATTCATATCGGTCGCCAAGATTTTTACCCATTAGGACAACATATTGAGTCGGCATTTAAACAAGCAGATGCACTCGTGGTTGAGGCCGATATTAGCCAAGGTGACACGGGAGCGCTATTACAGCAGTACGGTGCATTGTCTGCCGATATTGCCGCAGACGTTAATGTGATACGCCAAGTTTATTGCCAAAGTCATCAAAGTTTGTGTCAGGCATTAGCACCATATGCTCCCTGGTTACAGTCAGCACAAATTAGTATGGGCCGTTATGCGCAATTGGGTTATAGCGCAGACCAAGGCGTCGATGCTTATTTTATGGCAAATCGCAGTGACAAAGCCCTAGTTGAACTTGAAAGTATGCAGTTTCAATTTGAATTAATTTCATCATTTTCAACCGCGACCCAGATGCAAATGCTGGATGATTCGATCAACGTCAGTGATGCCGAAATGCTTGATTTAATTTATGCTTGGCGCCAAGGTGATGCCAGTGCATTGGCAACCATTATGGAATCGCAAGCGGGCGATGCCAATGAATTGCTTGAAAAATTACTGTGGCAACGCAATCGCACCATGACGCAAAAAATTATCCAGTTGCTACAACAGCGTAATTATAAACAGCTGTTTATTGTGGTTGGAGCAGGCCATATTGTTGGTCAGCAAGCCATTCCTGACTTACTTAAACAGCAAGGTGCAACGGTCACCCCTTGTACCTTTTTGCAGTGTTAA
- a CDS encoding methyltransferase domain-containing protein, with protein sequence MQDKNFDTLSQKFAQNIYGTTKGEIRAAVLWRDLIPALTRLNKPRLRILDAGGGFGFLSQKLAALGHDVVLCDISEQMLAIAQQQIAASDTELSIELVHSPIQALTVQQFGQFDVILCHAVAEWLTDAESTLHGLLSLLKPNGLFSLMFFNKEALRFHSLISGNFDYVKRDFKVKKKVGLTPNHPLYIADVRAWFAQWQLSMISQSGVRVINDYLKNNLPPNFDKHQLIEMELAYSQREPYLSLGRYVHFLGQTKPI encoded by the coding sequence GTGCAAGATAAAAATTTCGATACTCTTAGTCAAAAGTTTGCGCAAAACATCTATGGCACCACTAAAGGTGAAATCCGTGCTGCAGTATTGTGGCGAGACTTAATCCCAGCATTAACTCGCTTGAATAAACCACGATTACGCATTTTAGATGCTGGGGGAGGGTTTGGTTTTTTGAGCCAAAAACTGGCTGCGTTGGGCCATGATGTGGTGCTATGTGATATTTCTGAGCAGATGTTGGCCATAGCCCAACAACAGATTGCCGCCTCAGACACAGAATTATCAATCGAGTTAGTGCATAGCCCTATTCAAGCACTAACCGTGCAGCAGTTTGGTCAGTTTGATGTCATCTTATGCCACGCTGTAGCCGAATGGCTCACTGATGCTGAATCGACTTTGCATGGGTTATTAAGCCTGCTAAAACCGAATGGGTTATTTTCGCTGATGTTTTTTAATAAGGAAGCATTGCGCTTTCACAGTTTAATTTCAGGCAACTTTGACTATGTTAAGCGTGATTTTAAGGTTAAAAAGAAGGTTGGATTAACCCCCAACCATCCCCTGTATATTGCAGATGTTCGCGCTTGGTTTGCCCAATGGCAACTGTCGATGATCAGTCAATCTGGGGTTAGGGTGATTAATGATTACTTAAAAAATAATCTCCCGCCCAACTTCGATAAACATCAGCTTATTGAAATGGAATTGGCTTATTCACAACGTGAGCCATATTTATCCTTAGGTCGATATGTTCATTTTCTTGGTCAAACAAAGCCAATATAA
- a CDS encoding aldo/keto reductase family oxidoreductase gives MTQSTFRFSDFIAGFWRADAWNMSPQQLLGLIEHYLDLGVTTMDHADIYGMYQCETLFGEALTLKPQLRQQMQLISKCGIKPLFDGYDGRYVNHYDTSKAHIIQSVENSLTELKTDHLDVLLIHRPDPLMNADEMAAAFEQLHAQGKVSHFGVSNFTTSQFDLLQSRLNAPLITNQVEISPLAMQSLHDGVLDQCQQYRITPMAWSCLGGGDLLSANTPQALRIRNTLHDIAQQVGAQDISQVIYAWVRMHPSRPAPIIGSGNLERITSAVNSANIELDRQQWFSIWEAAMGHSVP, from the coding sequence ATGACCCAATCTACTTTTAGATTTTCTGATTTTATCGCCGGATTTTGGCGTGCTGATGCTTGGAATATGTCGCCACAGCAACTACTTGGCTTAATTGAGCATTATCTTGATCTTGGCGTCACGACCATGGACCACGCTGATATATATGGTATGTATCAGTGTGAAACCTTATTTGGTGAAGCGTTAACCCTTAAACCACAGTTACGTCAGCAAATGCAGTTGATCAGTAAGTGTGGCATTAAACCCTTGTTTGATGGCTATGATGGTCGTTATGTTAATCATTACGACACAAGTAAAGCGCATATTATTCAAAGTGTTGAAAATTCACTTACTGAATTAAAAACTGATCACTTAGATGTGTTACTCATCCATCGCCCCGATCCATTAATGAATGCTGACGAAATGGCTGCCGCTTTCGAGCAATTGCATGCCCAAGGTAAAGTCAGCCACTTTGGTGTATCTAACTTTACCACCAGCCAATTTGATTTACTGCAATCACGCCTCAATGCTCCGTTGATCACTAACCAAGTTGAAATATCGCCTTTAGCCATGCAGAGCTTGCATGATGGTGTGCTTGATCAGTGTCAACAATACCGCATCACCCCAATGGCATGGTCTTGTTTGGGCGGTGGAGATCTCCTTTCAGCGAACACGCCCCAAGCACTGAGAATTCGCAATACCCTGCACGATATTGCTCAGCAAGTTGGCGCACAAGACATTAGCCAAGTGATTTATGCTTGGGTTCGTATGCATCCAAGTCGCCCTGCTCCTATTATCGGCAGTGGTAATCTAGAACGTATCACCAGCGCGGTAAATTCAGCTAACATTGAACTTGATCGACAACAATGGTTTAGCATTTGGGAAGCGGCAATGGGCCACTCGGTACCTTAA